The genomic region CGTGAGCTCCTCGACCGGGGTCACCGGCACGCCGGCGGCCTCGATCGTCTTCGCCGTCGACCCGGTGGAGACCAGGGAGACGCCGGCCTCGTGCAGCGCACGGGCGAGGTCCTCCAGGCCGGTCTTGTCGTACACGGAGACGAGGGCGCGCTTGATCGGGCGCTGGGTCATCGGGCTTCCTTCGGTTGGGCGGGTGTCACGACGCGACGGCCGTCGATCGAGTGGCCGTCGCGGGCCAGGCGGCCCACCCACTCGACGAGCATGCCGCGCTCGCTGGACTTGATGCGGTCGTGGAGGGAGTCGACGGAGTCGTCGTCCCGCACCGGGACCGCGACCTGGGCCACGATGGGGCCGGTGTCGACCCCCGCGTCGACGACGAACAGCGTGGCTCCGGTGATCTTGACCCCGTGCGCCAGGGCGTCGCGCGGGGCGTGCATGCCGGGGAACGACGGCGACAGCGCGGGGTGGCTGTTGAGCGTGCGGCCACCGAAGCGTGCGAGGAAGGCCGGGCCGGTCAGCTTCATGAAGCCAGCCAGCACGACCAGCGCGGGTGACGCGGCCGCGACCCGTTCCGTGAGCGCCTCGTCCCACGCCGCCCGGGTCGGGAAGTCGCCGACCCGCAGCACGAACGTGGCGATCCCGGCCCGCTCGGCACGGTCGAGCGCCGGGGTGCCGTCGCGGTCGGCGCCGACCGCGACGACCTGCACGCCGTAGGCCGGATCGGCGGTGGCGTCGAGGAGGGCCTGCAGGTTGGTGCCGCTGCCCGAGACGAGCACCACGACGGGAGTCGGGTCAGGCAGCGGGGGCACGGCCCCCACGATAGTGGGCCGCTGCTGCTCCGAATCCGGCGGCCACAGCCATGAACGGGAGGGTCCGGAGCAGGCCGAGCAGCGACTCGGGGCCCACCTCGCTCATGCGCCCCGGGCCCACCGCTCCACCGGACGACCACGCGAGCAGCGCCAGCACGAGGGCTCCGGCCGCGCCGGCGCCGGCGGCCACGCCGACACCGCGCCAGAAGTCGGTCGCCAGGTCGACGTGGCCACGCCGGACCAGCCGCCATCCGGCCCAGCCGGCAGCCACCACCGGCACCAGGGCCAGCAGGAAGGTCCACACCGGGAACTCGCCCGGCGCGGGCAGCGCCGCGAGCACCGGGAGTCCCGGGACCTGGCCCAGGTGGGAGCTCGTGAGGTCGACCGAGGTGCCGGTGCCGACCTGGAAGCCGGACCCGACGAGGGCGGACGTGGCCCACAGCACGAGCGTCGGCACCACGAGCAGGCAGAGCAGACCGAGTGCCACGCCCCCGCCCACGCCGGGGTCGAGCAGGGCCCACAGACTCCCGGCCTGCTGGACGTGGCGCGCGAGCAGGGTCAGCACGATGAGGACCGACACGACCAGCACGACGGACACCGAGATCGCCGCGCCCCGGACGACCGCGAGCACGCCGGGACGACCCTCCGGCCACCACGCGGCCGGAGCCCCGTGCACGCTCACGTAGGCGAGCGCGGACGCGACTCCGGCCAGCACGAACGTGACGAGCGCCGCACGGATCGTGGGGACCGAGATGGCCACGTCGTTCGCGACCGCGGTGACGACCGAGGCGAGCACCGCGTAGACCCCGGCCACCGTGGCGGCGAACGCCGCCGGCTCACCCACGGGCTCCCGGACCTGCCGCCGCGCGACGACCACGACGATCGCCCCGGCGAGCAGGACGCCGCCCCACGGCAGAAGCGTGACGTCGACGCCCTCCACCGTGATCCCGCTCCCCTGCGCCACCAGCCAGACCCGAGCCGCGCCGCGCACGGAACCGAGGCCGGCGTCACCGCCGAGTCCTGCCAGCAGCACGGCGGCGCCGGTGACCAGCCAGCCGGCCACGGCGGCCCAGACCGCGGTCATGGCACCCGGCCACACGGCAGACCGCAGGTCGTCGGGCGAGGTGAGGCGAGCGGGGGAAGGCACGGCACCATCCTCCCCTGTAGGGTTGCGGCGATTTCCGGAGCCACGCCGACTCGCGAGGAGGGGTTCGATGTCGCGGGTCGAGGAGTTCGACGCGTTCTACGCATCGACGTCCGACAACGTCCTGCGCGTCGTGTACGCCGTCACCGGCGATCGCGCCGTGGCCCGGGACGCCACGATCGACGCCTACCGCCACGCGTGGCGCGACTGGGCGAAGGTCCACGACCAGGAACCGCACCGCTACGTGAGGGTCGAGGCCTGGAAGGCCCAGGCCGTCACGCGGGGCACCCACCCCCTGCGCCGCCGCCACGAGGAGGACTCCGACACCGAGCTCCTCGACGCCCTGGCCGACCTGTCCCCGGACGACCGACGCCTCCTGGTGCTCCTGACGATCGGGGCGACCGACCTGGACGCCGCCGCCCGCGAGATCGGGGTCGGCGACGAGGAGGCCATCGAGCTCGTCACGACCGCCATCACGACACTCGAGCAGAGCACCGGCCAGACGATCGACCAGCTCGAACGACGCCTCACCGGGCTGGGCGAGATCACGAGCCAGCTCCCGATGCCGGACGCGGCCGAGCTACGCGCCCAGGCGACCCGGGGCCACCGCGTCAACACGATCGCGGTCGTCGCCGCCTCGATCCTGGCGATCGTGCTCGGTGGCGTCGTGCTGACCGAGGGCGACGCCCTCTCGGCGCTGCCGGCCGAGTCCAACCGCCAACAGCTGGGCGCCGAGCGTCCGGACCTCGTGCTCGATGCCCAGCGCATCTCGACCGACAACCTGATGACGCCCGAGCAGGTCACCGACCTCGGCCCGGACGCCACCTGGACCGTCGATGAGACCGACGAGGACCTCGACGCCGCCGAGCCCCTCACGATCTGCGCCCAGGACCGGTTCGCCACCGAGAATCCCCTCAAGGTCTTCGTGCGCACCTTCGACGCCGCACCGTCGACCACCTCGACCCCCGGCCCGTCGGACCCCGCACAGCCCACCGACCCCGCCACGGCGACGGCGCCCGCCACCGGCCAACGGGTCTCGCAGTCGATCGAGATCGCTCGCGACCCCGCGGCGGCCAGCGAGGCGTACCAGCGATCGGCCGCCTGGTTCTCCGACTGCGAGGTGCCACGGCTGCAGCTGACCGGCACCTACCGCGCCACCGGCTCGTTCGGCGACGTGGTCCTCCTCCGGTTCGTCGAGCACGGTGAGACCGACCGCACCTACACGGTGGCACTCGGGTCGTCGGGCACCGTCACGTCCACGGTGGTCCACCAGACCGACGCCGCCGAAGGCCCTCCGATCGCGGAGTTCGCCGCGACCGTCAACGCGTCCTTCCAGCAGATCTGCCGCGACAGCGGCGGCCAGTGCGACGCCGATCTCACGGTCGCGCCCGCCGACCCGCTCCCGTTGCCGGAGGACCCCGGATTCCTCGGCGTCATCGACCTGCCCGCGATCACCGGCATCAGCTCGGTCTGGGGTCGGGCGGAGGCCAACAACGCCGCCACCAACCCTGCGGCCACGGCGTGCGACCTCGCCGACTTCGGTGCGGCCGGTGGCACGGCCTCGTCGCGGGTCTTCCTGCTGCCGGAGGCCCAGGGACTGGCCAAGACGTTCGGTCTGGTCGAGACGGTCGGCACGTTCGCGACCACCGAGGCCGCCACCGCGTTCGTCGACCAGGTCCAGGCCTCGATCAACACGTGTCCGCAGAACAATCTCGCCGCCTCCGTCGTGGAGGCATCGACCTTCGGCGAGGTCGCCGACTTCCGGGGCGCCACCTGGACCCTGACCCTGCAGGTGGAGTCCGGCGATCCCGTCACGGTCCGCTCGGCGATCGTGCAGCGGGGCACCAACGTCGCGCAGGTGCTGTTCACCCCGAGCGGCGCGACCGACCTCCCCGCCGAGACCTTCGCCGAGGTCGCGCAGCGGGCCACCGAGCGACTGGCGTACGCGGGCGGCTGAGGGAGCTCCCCCGCCTCACCCCGATGGTTGAGGTGCGAGGAGCCCTGGCGACGAGCCTCGAAGCCACCTGAGGTGCCCGGACTCGATCAACCGACCATGGTTTCGAGGCTCGTGCCCCAGAGGGCACTCGCACTGGGGGCACCTCCCACGACGAAGTCGTAGGGGGACAACCAGCGAGGGTGGTGGGAACGCAGGACGGGCGGTGACCGGCCCAAGGCCGGTCACCGCCCGTCGATGCTGTCAGCTCAGAGAGCCTGGAGGATCTCGCGCATGAGCTGGGCCGTCTCGGACGGCGTCTTGCCGACCTTGACCCCGGCGGCCTCGAGGGCCTCCTTCTTGCCCTGCGCCGTGCCCGCACCGTCGGACACGATGGCGCCGGCGTGGCCCATCGTCTTGCCCTCGGGAGCGGTGAAGCCGGCGACGTAGCCGACGACCGGCTTGGAGACGTTGGCCTGGATGTAGGCCGCGGCCTTCTCCTCGGCGTCGCCACCGATCTCGCCGATCATGACGATGGCCTTCGTCTCGGGGTCGGCCTCGAACGCCGCGAGGGCGTCGATGTGGGTGGTGCCCACGATCGGGTCACCACCGATGCCGATCGCCGTCGAGAAGCCGAAGTCACGCAGCTCGAACATCATCTGGTAGGTCAGCGTGCCCGACTTCGAGACGAGACCGATCGGGCCCTTGCCGGCGATGTTGGCCGGCGTGATGCCCGCGAGGGCCTCGCCCGGCGTGATGATGCCGGGGCAGTTCGGGCCGATGATCTGCGTCTTCTTGCCCTGGGCGTACGCCCAGAACTCGGCCGAGTCCTGGACGGGCACGCCCTCGGTGATGATGACGAGCAGACCGATCTCGGCGTCGATGGCCTCGATCACGGCGTCCTTGGTGAACGCCGGCGGCACGAACGCCACGGAGACGTCCGCTCCGGTCTTCTCGATGGCCTCGGCGACCGAGCCGAAGACCGGGAGCTCGACGGCGTTGCCGTCGGCATCGGCGTGGGACACGGTCGTGCCCGCCTTGCGCGCGTTGACACCGCCCACGACCTGGGTTCCGGCAGCCAGCATGCGGGCCGTGTGCTTCGAGCCCTCACCGCCGGTGATGCCCTGGACGATGACCTTGGAGTCCTTGGTCAGGAAGATCGACATGTTCTAGAGGCCCCTTCAGCCGTTCGCCAGCTCGGCGGCCTTGTCGGCCGCTCCGTCCATCGTGTCCACCTGAGTCACGAGCGGGTGGTTCAGCTCGTCCAGGATCGCGCGGCCCTCGTCGACGTTGTTGCCGTCGAGGCGCACGACCAGCGGCTTGGTGGCGTCGTCACCCAGGAGCTCGAGAGCGCCCTTGATGCCGTTCGCGACCGCGTCGCAGGAGGTGATGCCGCCGAAGACGTTGACGAAGACGCTCTTGACCTGCGGGTCGCCCAGGATGACGTCGAGGCCGTTGGCCATGACCTCGGCCGAGGCGCCGCCGCCGATGTCGAGGAAGTTGGCCGGCTTGACGTTGCCGTGCTTCTCGCCGGCGTACGCGACGACGTCGAGGGTGCTCATGACGAGCCCCGCGCCGTTGCCGATGATGCCGACCTCACCGTCGAGCTTGACGTAGTTGAGGCCCTTGGCCTTGGCCTTCGCCTCGAGCGGGTCGGCGTCCTCCTCGATGACGAAGTCCTCGTGGTGCGGGTGGCGCACCTCGGACGCGTTGTCGTCGAGCGACATCTTGCCGTCCATCGCGTCGAGCTTGTCGCCCTCGAGCCGCGCGAGCGGGTTGACCTCGACGAGGGTCGCGTCCTCCTCGACGAAGGCCGTCCACAGCGCCTGGACCATGGCGACGGCCTGCTCGGTGAGCTCGGCCGGGAACTTGGCCTCCGCCACGATCGAGCGGGCCTTGGCCTCGTCGACGCCGGTACCGGCGTCGATCGGGATCTGACGCACGGCCTCGGGGTTGGTCTTGGCGACCTCCTCGATCTCCACACCACCCTCGACGCTCGCGATGCAGAGGTAGCTGCGGTTCGAACGGTCCAGCAGGAAGGAGAAGTAGTACTCCTCGACCGGGGGCGTGGCCGGCGTGACGAGCACGCGACCGACGGTGAGCCCCTTGATCTCCATGCCCAGGATGTTCGACGCGTGCTCGTAGGCCTCGTCGGGCGTCTTGGCGATCTTGACGCCGCCGGCCTTGCCGCGGCCGCCCGCCTTGACCTGTGCCTTGATGACCGTGACGCCGCCGAGCTGCTCGGCAGCGGCCTTGGCCTCGTCGGCGGTCTGGGCGACGACGCCGAGCGTCGTCGCGACGCCGTGCTTGGCGAAGAGTTCCTTCGCCTGGTATTCCATCAGATCCACGGTGATGACCGTCCTGTGGTGTTGGCGAGTGAAATGGGCCCGTCGACACTGGTGCCGAAGGCCGAGCCGACTCTAACCGCGCCGGGATTGCAGCGCGAGCCCGGGTCGGTTACCCGTGAGTCAGGTCACCTGCACCGGCGGCCGCGACGACCTCGACGTCGTCGGCCTCCATCCGCGCCAGCGCACGGACCACGCCGTCGGTCGCCTCGGTCGGCGCGACCTCCACGCCGTCGGCATCCTCCGACACCCCGATCGCGGCCACCTGGTCGGGGTGCAGGCCCGTGCCGGCCCAGATCACCTCGACGCCCGTGTCGCGCAGCGTGCGGGCCCGGCGCACCAGGAGCTCCTCGAGACCGGCGTCACCCCCGCCCGTCTCCGCCCTCGCGACACCGGCCACCACGACACGACGGGGCCGGGACTCATCGGACGGATCACGCGCGGCATCGTTCGGCACGCGGCCATGATCCCATCATGTGAGACCCCGCACACTCGGTGCCGGTTTTCCCGCCTGTATCCCGGCGTTCACCTCAGCGCATCATCCGACGGGCTGTGATGATCTCCGTCTGTCGGCTATCCTCATCGAGGTCTGTGTCGTCCATCGGTCGGAGGTCGTGCGTGAGCAATCCCGCTCCCAAGCGCCGACTCGACGTCCGTCACCAGTCCAGCGTCCGCGCCTCGGAGGCCGGCTCGAGCAGCCGCCGCGCCGCTCCCCGACGTGCGCAGCGCTCGTTCCGCCCCTCCATGGCCATGGTCGGCGCCGTCGCGCTCGTCCTGGCCGGACTCGGGTCCGCCGTCATCAGCAGTCGCGCCGACTCCGGTTCCCTCGGCGGCGACTACCAGGCCCTCTCGGCCGACACCTCGGGCGGCGGGTTCGACGTCAGCCGCGACTTCGACCGCGAGACCCTCGAGAAGCAGACCCAGGCGCAGGCCGACCAGCTGCTGCAGGCGCAGCAGGACCTCACGGCCGCCACGCAGCAGAAGGCCGAGGAGCTCAAGTCGAACCAGTGGGTGCTGCCGGTCACCGGCTACCGCATCACGGGTCGCTACGGCGTCACCAACTCGCTGTGGGGCAAGGGGCACAGCGGCCTGGACTTCGCCGGTCCGAGTGGATCCACGATCAGTGCCATCGCGTCCGGCACCGTCATCGCGGTCAAGTACTCCGGCAACTGCGGCAACATGACGCAGATCCAGCTCGACGAGGAAGACCTCGTCATCATGTACTGCCACCAGAGCCGCCAGACGGTTCAGGTCGGTCAGCGGGTCACGGCCGGTGAGACCGTCGGCTACACGGGGTCCACCGGACGCTCGACCGGTCCTCACCTGCACGTCGAGGTCAAGCCCGGGGGCGGCAAGTCTGCCGACCCGGAGCCGTACTTCAACGAGCACAACGTCTACCCGTAAGCACTCGCCACCTGACGGCATCCGTCGGTAGCGGACCAGCGGCACGGACGAAGGGCCGTCGGTTCCTGCTCGCGGTCGTCTCGCCAATCAGCGGCGACTGGACCGAGGACGATGCTTCGCGGCTGTCATAGCGACCCGGATGCATCAGGCTCCGTGCGGTGCGGTCCAGCGATGATGCATGTCGGTCGCTCCGGCAACCGGCATTCATCATCGCCGGCACCGACCCCGCTCCCGGTCCATGCCGAACGACTGAGCGCCCACTGCAGACGCAGATCCGCTCCGGCAGGCCCGCGGGAGCACCGAGCGGTCAGAGCTTCTCGAGCTTGGCGTAGCGCAGGATCAACCGCTTGACCCCGGACGAACCGAAGTCGACCGACGCCTGCATGTTCTGGCCACTGCCGTCGATCGAGACGACGGTGCCGAGACCGAACGTGTCGTGGGTGACGCGGTCGCCCGGGTCCAACGAGGCGATCCCGGTCATGTCGGCCGAGCGCGAGACCGAGCGCGAGCTGAAGGTCTCGCTACGACGCGACGTGGCCGACGGGGTGGACGGCAGCCACTGCGTGGGCGGACTGGCCTCGCGGCGCCAGTCGACGAGCTCGTCGGGCACCTCGTCGAGGAACCGTGAGGCCGGGTTGTAGGAGGGGGCGCCCCAGGCGGAGCGACTCGTGGCGCGGGTCAGGTAGAGGCGTTCGCGCGCCCGGGTGATGCCGACGTACGCCAGCCGGCGCTCCTCGGCCAGCTCATCGGTGTCGGCGAGCGAGCGCATGTGGGGGAAGATGCCGTCCTCCATGCCGGTCAGGAACACGACCGGGAACTCCAGGCCCTTGGCGGTGTGCAGGGTCATGAGCGTCACGACGCCGTCGCCCTGCTCGGGGAGGGAGTCGGCGTCGGCCACCAGGGCGACGCGCTCGAGGAAGGCGTCGAGGGAGCCGGGAGCGAACGGCGGCGCATCATCGATCTGGGCGCCGTCGACCTGGGCATCATCGGGGTCGGCCGGGTCCGTGCCGTTGGCGGCCGGGACGTCGTCGTCGATCGTGGCGGCCCCCGTGACGAACTCGCGGGCGACCGCGACGAGCTCCGCGAGGTTCTCGACCCGGGTCTCGTCCTGCGGGTCGTCGCTGGACTCGAGCGCCGCGAGGTACCCCGTGCGCGTGAGCGCGGCCTCGAGCACCTGGTCGGCCGGAGCCCCGTCGGCCGCCATCGTGCGCAGGTCGTCCATCACGGTCTGGAACTCGCGCACCGACTTGGCGGACCGCGTGGCCAGCTCGCCCACCTCGTCGACCCGGCGCATCGCGTCGGTGAGGCTGATGCGCTCGCGGGAGGCGAACATCTCGAGGGCGGCCTCGGCCCGCTCACCGATGCCCCGCTTGGGCTCGTTGACGATGCGCCGCAGCGAGACGATGTCGCGCTCGTTGGAGATCGCGCGCAGGTAGGCCAGCGCGTCGCGGACCTCCTTGCGCTCGTAGAACCGCACGCCGCCGACGACCTTGTAGGGCAGGCCGACCCGGATGAAGACCTCCTCGAACACGCGGCTCTGGGCGTTGGTGCGGTAGAACACCGCGACCCCGGCCGGCGTGACGGCCTCGTCGTCGGTGAGCTCGTCGATCTCGTCGGCGATGAACTGGGCCTCGTCGCGTTCGTCGTCGCCGACGTAGCCGACGATGGGCTCACCCTGACCCGCCGCCGACCAGAGGTTCTTGGCCGGACGGTTCTCGTTGCGACTGATGACGGCGTTGGCGGCCGACAGGATCGTCTGGGTCGAGCGGTAGTTCTGCTCGAGCACGATGGTCTCGGCGTCCGGGAAGTCCTGCTCGAACTCGAGGATGTTGCGGATCGTGGCCCCGCGGAAGGCGTAGATCGACTGGTCGGAGTCGCCCACGACCATGAGGTCGGTGTGCTCGTCGCTGAGCTCACGGATCAGCTGGTACTGCGCGTGGTTGGTGTCCTGGTACTCGTCGACCAGGACGTGACGGAACCGGCGCCGGTACCCCTCGGCGACGGCGGGGAACGCCTGGAACAGATGCACGGTGTGCATGATGAGGTCGTCGAAGTCCATCGCGTTGGCGGCCCCGAGCCGGCGCTGGTACTCGCCGTAGACCTCGGCGAAGGTCTCCTCGGTGGGGGTCGAGGCCTGGGTGCGCGCGGTCTCGTGGTCGACGAGCTCGTTCTTGTGGTTGGAGATCCAGTTGAGCACCGCCCGGGGGGCCACCCGCTTGGGGTCGAGCTGGAGGTCGCGGCACACGAGGGTGACCAGACGCTTGGCATCGGTGGCGTCGTAGACCGTGAACGACGAGGTGAAGCCCAGGGTGGTGGCCTCGCGCCGCAGGATGCGGACGCACGCGGAGTGGAACGTGGAGACCCACATCGCCCGTGCTGCCCCGCCGACCGCCTCGGCGACCCGCTCGCGCATCTCGGCCGCGGCCTTGTTGGTGAACGTGATCGCGAGGATCGAGCCCGGGCTGGCACCACGGGCAGCCATGAGCCAGGCGATGCGCCGGGTCAGCACCCGGGTCTTGCCCGAGCCGGCACCGGCCACGACCAGGAGCTGGCCGGGCTCGTGGCCCACGGCGGCGCGCTGCGGGTCGTTGAGGCCCTCCAGCAGCGTCTCGGACCGGGGCCGACGGCTCGCCGAGGAGCTCGCCGGAGTGCGGGCTTCGGGCACGGGGAAAGGCAGCGTCATCGTCGTCCCAGCCTAGTCGCCGACCCCGACAGCCCAGGTGTGGGTCAGCCGCGCCAGCGACGCTCGAAGGGGAGGCGCCACCGCCGCGGCGCGACGAGCTCGAGCGCGGCCTCGGGACCCCACGACCCCTGGGGGTAGGTCTGCACCGGTGGCGGGTCGTCGAGGACGGGCTGGCTGACCTCCCAGAGGCGCTCGATGCCCTCCGCCGTCGTGAAGAGCGTGCGCTCCCCCAGCATCGCGTCGTGGATGAGTCGCTCGTAGGCCTCCAGGACGTCACCGGAGTGCCCCGACTCCTGCATCGCGAACTGCATCGAGAGCTTGTCGAGGGTCATGCCCGGCCCGGGCCGCTTGCCGTAGAACGACAACGACATGCGCGAGGAGTCGGCCAGGTCGAACGTCAGGTGGTCGGGCCCGGACCGACCGACGCCCGAGCCCTCGGGGAACATCGACTTGGGTGGCTCGTTGAACGCGATCGAGATGATGCGCGCCCCCTCGGCCATGCGCTTGCCCGTGCGCAGGTAGAACGGCACGCCCGCCCACCGCCAGTTGTCGATCTCGGCCTTCAGCGCCACGAACGTCTCGGTCTCGGAGGCGGGGTCGACGCCGTCCTCGTCGCGGTAGCCCGCGTACTGGCCCCGCACGACGTCCTCGACCACCAGGGGCTTCATCGACCGGAAGACCTTGTTCTTCTCCTCGCTGATCGAAGCGGAGTCGAGCGACGTGGGCGGCTCCATGGCCATGAACGCCAGCACCTGGAACAGGTGGGTCACGACCATGTCCTTGAACGCACCGGTGCCCTCGTAGAACCCGGCGCGACCCTCGACCGAGAGCGTCTCGGGGATGTCGATCTCGACGTGGTCGATGAAGTTGCGGTTCCAGATCGGCTCGAACAGGCCGTTGGCGAAGCGGAACGCCAGGATGTTGAGCGCCGCCTCCTTGCCGAGGAAGTGGTCGATGCGGAAGATCTGCTCCTCCTCGAACACCTCGTGGATCGAGGCGTTGAGGCTGCGCGCGCTCGCGACGTCGGTGCCGAAGGGCTTCTCCATGACGATGCGCGACCGCTCCACCAGGTGCGCATCGTCGATCAGGTGCACGACCTCGAGCGCGGCCTGGGGCGGCACGCTGAGGTAGTGCAGGCGTCGCACGTCGTCGCCGAGCTGGGCCTCGAGCTCCGCGGCCTTCTCCTCGAGCGCCTCGGGACCGTGCCCGAGCGGCAGGAACGACAGCTTCTGCGCGAAGCTCTCCCAGACGTCGGTGCGGACCGGACGGGTGCTGAACTCCTTGCACGCGGCGAGGGCGAACTCGCGGAACTCCTCGTCGCTGTACTCGTGCGTCGAGATCCCGAGGATGCGGGCATCACCCACGAGATGCGACTCCACGAGGTGCATCAGCCCCGGCAGGAGCTTGCGCCGGGCCAGGTCGCCCGTGGCACCGAAGAGGACGATCAGGTGCGGCTGCTTCATGCGATCAGGCTAGTCCCGAGTCATGACGCGCACGTGAACTCGACGGTCAGCCCGACGTCCGCTTCCGGTCACCCTGCTTCTCGTGGATGAGCAGCGCCTGGGCGCTGATGCGCTGCTGGGCCTCCTCCAGCGACACCCCGCTGCTCTCGAGCAGGTACGCGCCGAACGGGTGGAAGCACAGGAAGTCCGGCCACAGGAGCAGGTCGACGTTGTCCTCGTCCTCATTGGCGACGCAGACCGCGCCGTCGAGCCCCTGGGGTGGATCGACCTCCACCATGCCCAGGCCCGTGGCCTGCTCCACGAAGGCGTCACGGAGGTCGGCCGCCCCGGCGGCGTCCTTCGCGGCGTAGAGCGACGTGAGGTTCGAGGCGACCCGCGAGACGCCGGACGTGGTGAACGCGCGGTCGATGCCGTCGGCGTCGATCTGTCGGCTCTGCGCGGCGTGGCCACCCGAGACGTACGCGGTGTCGGTGAGTCCGCCGCTGCCGTCGGCCGCCAGGGTGAGGCCCCAGAGCCCCGTGGGGTCGAGGTCACGGATGCGGGGGTCCTCCATGATCGTGACCGGCTCGACGTCCTGGAGGGCGGACTCCTGCTGGACCAGGAAGTCGTCGGCGTACTGCCTGACCTCGTCCATGTCGCCGTTGATGTCGTAGACCCAGATGTACGCCAGGAACGGACCGTACGCCCGCAGGACGTACATCTGCTTGGCGATGTCGGTGTCGGTCGCGACGACCGCGACCGCCTGGTCGTCGGACGGGACCGGCTCGAGGACGTCGGTCGACTCCAGACCCGTCGGGTCGGGCGCCGCGAGCGCCGCGGCAGCGGCCTGCTCGGCGGCCTCGGCCGACGCGGCGTCGGGGAACTGCACGAG from Aeromicrobium sp. Sec7.5 harbors:
- a CDS encoding DUF7373 family lipoprotein, with the translated sequence MSRRTVAMLATAGVLLSVLAACGDDADPDPSPTPTSTFDPEALDLGRIDPTATDLSTALTGASSRLVAAYDLGSDLVLPQELRPGLTRIGIESAALVDPGDFEYSLSEAGAPVVAAGAQTGLLARRVDAPGDAWITTALVQFPDAASAEAAEQAAAAALAAPDPTGLESTDVLEPVPSDDQAVAVVATDTDIAKQMYVLRAYGPFLAYIWVYDINGDMDEVRQYADDFLVQQESALQDVEPVTIMEDPRIRDLDPTGLWGLTLAADGSGGLTDTAYVSGGHAAQSRQIDADGIDRAFTTSGVSRVASNLTSLYAAKDAAGAADLRDAFVEQATGLGMVEVDPPQGLDGAVCVANEDEDNVDLLLWPDFLCFHPFGAYLLESSGVSLEEAQQRISAQALLIHEKQGDRKRTSG